Genomic DNA from Chloroflexota bacterium:
AGGGTGGGGATTTTTGGTTCCTACGCCAAAGGCCAACCCGATGAGACCAGCGACGTGGACATCATTGTGGAGTTTGAGCATCCCATTGGGTTCAGGTTCATCGAGCTTGTAGAGTACCTGGAACGCTTGCTGGGCAGAAGGGTAGATGTATTAACTCCCGATGGCCTTCGAACAATCCGGATATCCCGCGTTGCCCAGGACATTGCGGAGAGCATCATATATGTCTGAGCGGGCAGATAGGGACTTTCTAAGCGACATTCAAGAAGCTATTCGCCGCATAGGGGAATACATCACAGGGATGACATATCAAACCTTCTCGGAGGACACAAAGACGCAAGATGCTGTCATTCGTAATCTGGAAATCATCGGCGAAGCGACCAAGAATCTGACGAGAGATTTACGGGAAAGGCATCCGGACGTTCCATAGGAAGGGTATGGCCGGGGTCCGAGATCGGCTAATTCACCATTACTTCGGTGTCAATCTGGACATTGTGTGGCAAATCGCCGTAGACGAGTTGCCCAAGGTGGCCTTGCAACTGGAAGAGATTTTGCGAGAAGAGAGTGACGTTTAACATCCGTGGCAATCCTTTGTCGAGATTCTAAGGGGGTGGCCTTGCGCCAGGCCTCGAGGGACCGTGGAGTCGCCTTATGGATTGGATAGGGCTCATCGTCATACCAGTAATCAAGGGCATCATCATCCTGTTGGCGCTGCTGGCCGCTACAGCCTACCTGACCCTGTTCGAACGCAAGCTGGTGGCGCGTTTCCAGATCCGGTACGGCCCCAACCGGGCGGGCAAATACGGGATCCTGCAGCCGCTGGCGGATGCGGGGAAGCTAATGCTGAAAGAGGAGATCATTCCGGGGCACGTGGATAAGCCAGTCTACCTGCTGGCCCCGATCCTGGCCATGGTGCCGGCGTTCGCCATCTTCGCGGTGGTGCCCATCGGACCCGATCTCCATCTGTTCGGCCGGGTGATCCCGCTGCACATGGGGGACGTGAACGTGGCCCTGCTCTACGTGGCGGCCATCGCCTCGGTGGGCACGTATGGGGTGATGTTGGCCGGCTGGGCCAGCAACAACAACTACTCCCTGCTGGGGGCCCTGCGCACCAGCGCCCAGATGATCTCCTACGAACTGCCGATGGGGATCATGGTGGCCAGCCTGCTGCTCATCACCGGCACCCTGAGCCTGGTGCAGATCGTGCATGGCCCTCGCCCGCTGTGGGCCTGGATCTGGCTGTGGCTGGGATTCCCCTTCTACTTCATCTGCGCCCTGGCCGAAACGAACCGCTCGCCGTTCGACCTGCCGGAGACGGAGAACGAGCTGGTCGCCGGGTATCAGACGGAGTACGGCGGCATCAAGTTCGCCCTGTTCTACCTGTCCGAATACCTACACATGATCACGTCCAGCGCCATCATGGCGACGCTGTTCTTCGGCGGCTGGCGCGGCCCCTTCGTGGACCAGCTGCCCTTCCTGTCGGTGATCTACCTGGGCATCAAGATCGTCCTGCTGCTCTTCCTGTTCGTCTGGGTGCGGTCCAGCATCCCCCGCGTGCGCTACGATCAACTGATGAACTTCGGCTGGCGGTACCTGCTGCCGATGTCGCTGATCTACCTGGCCATCACGGCGATCCTGGTCGTGATGCTGGGATAAGGCGCAAAGGAGTAAAGCGTAGATGTCGATCAAGGACTTCATCGAGGGGACACGAGAGATCGCGAAGGCGATGGGGGTGACGCTGAAACACCTGGCGACGCCTCCGCTCACCGTGGAGTCCCCCGATCAGCCGATCCTGGTGTATCCGCGCTTTCGCGGGCGCCACTATCTGCGGCGATACGAGAACGGACTGGAGCGCTGCATCGGATGCCAGCTATGCGAGGCAGCGTGCCCTACGGGGGCGATTTACGTGGAGGCGGCCGAGGACGATCCGGAGAATCCGGTCTCGCCCGGCGATCGCTATGCCCGGGTATACGAGATCAACCTGCTGCGCTGCGTCTTCTGCGGCGATTGCGAGGAGGCCTGCCCGGTGGAGGCGATCGTGCTGGGACACGAATACGCGCTGGCGAATTACGATCGCAAGGACTTCGTCCTCACCAAGGAGGACCTGCTCAACCCGCCGGAGCCCAACGTGATTATCCGGCCGGAGGAGTAAGCCCATGGAGTGGTTCCTGTTTATTCTCTTCGCCTTGACCGCCGTGGCCGGCGGCGCGGGCGTGGTGCTGAGCCGCAACGCGGTCCATAGCGCCCTGTTCCTGCTCCTCAACTTCGCCTCCATGGCTCTGCTGTACCTGTTGCTGGGCGCGCAGTTCCTGGCCATGGCGCAGATCCTGGTATACGCCGGAGCGATCGTCGTGCTCTTCATCTTCGTCGTCATGCTGATCGGGAACGAATCGGTCAACGACATCGTAGCCCGGGAGAGATCGGTGCTTCGAGCCCTGGCCCTGGTGCTGGCGATCCTGTTCCTGGGGGGCGGGACCTACGCCCTGATCACGGGAGCGCAGGGCTCGCCGGCGGGTGCACCGGAGCAGGGGAGCATCCAGGCGGTGGGCTACCTGCTGTACACGCGCTACCTGCTGCCGTTCGAGCTGGCCTCGGTGCTGCTCCTGGCTGCGATGATCGGCGCCATGGTGGTCGCAAGCCGTATCAAGCCGCCGTTAGGACGGCCGAAGGAGTAGGGGATGGTCTCGACAACGCTCTACCTGGTCCTGGCAGGGGTCATTTTCACCATCGGAGCGCTGGGGGTGCTCGTCCGGCGCAACGCCCTCATCATCTTCATGTGCATCGAGATGATGATGAACGCGGTGAACCTGACCTTCGTCGCCCTGTCACGCCAGTTCGGCACCCTGGACGGTCAGGTATTCGTCTTCTTGATCATGGCTGTGGCAGCCGCGGAGGTTGCCATCGGGCTGGCCATCGTGATGGGGATCACCCGACACCGCGATACCACCAACGTGGACCAGATTCACCTGCTGCGCTGGTAATCTCCCATCCCCAATCTCCCATCGCTCATCTCTGAGGCTGGAGATTGGGGGATAGCGAGGAAGCGTAAGGGACTATGATGGAATACGCCTGGCTTTCACTGGCATTCCCCGTGCTGGGGATCATTCTGAACCTGGCCTTCGGGCGTCGCTGGGGAAAGAACGTCACCGGCATAGTGGCCTCGGCCGCGGTGTTGCTCTCTTTCCTGGTGGCGGTGGCCCTGTTCATCGCCCTGAACGGCATGCCGCCCGAGGAGCGAACCGTAGAGCAGGTGCTGTGGCGCTGGATCACCATCGGCTCATTCCAGACGGACATCGGCCTGCTCATCGACCCCCTGTCCGTGCTTATGACGCTGGTGGTCACCGGCGTGGGGTTCCTGATCCACGTGTACTCCATTGGCTACATGTGGGAGGACGAGCGCTACGTGCGCTACTTCGTCTACCTGAACCTCTTCGTCCTCATGATGCTCACCCTGGTCCTGGCCAACGACTTCGTCCAGATGTTCATCGGCTGGGAGGGCGTAGGGCTAGCCTCGTACCTGCTCATCGGGTTCTGGTTCTTCAAACCGAGCGCGGCAGACGCGGGCAAGAAGGCCTTCCTGGTCAATCGCATCGGCGACGCGGGGTTCATCATCGCCATGATCTGGATCTTTGCGCTCAGCGGCCAGCTGAACTTCCAGGCCCTGTTCGAGCCCCAAGCCCTGTCCGCCCTGGGGCTGTCGGCCACAGCGATCGGGCTCCTGCTGCTGGTGGCCGCCACGGGGAAATCCGCTCAGATCCCCCTGTACGTCTGGCTCCCGGACGCCATGGAGGGCCCGACCCCGGTCAGCGCCCTCATCCATGCGGCGACCATGGTGACGGCCGGCGTGTACATGATCGCCCGCATGGCGCCGCTCTACGCCATGACGCCGACGGCCATGACCTGGGTGGCCACGATCGGCGTGCTGACGGCCTTCTTCGCCGCCACCATCGCGCTGGCCCAGACGGACCTGAAGCGCATCCTGGCCTATTCCACCGTCTCGCAACTGGGGTACATGTTCCTGGGCGTCGGCGTGGGGTCCTTCACCGCCGGCATCTTCCACCTCTACACGCACGCCTTCTTCAAGGCGCTGCTCTTCCTGGGCGCCGGAAGCGTCATGCACGCGCTGCACGGAGAGCTGGACATCCGCCGGATGGGCGGGCTTAGGGACAAGCTGCCCACCACGTACAAGACGTTCCTCGTCGGCGCGGCCGCGCTGGCGGGATTCCCGCTGCTCTCCGGCTTCTTCTCCAAGGATGAGATCCTCCTGGGCGCGTGGGAGCGCTCCCCCCTGTTGTGGCTGATTGGGATCGCGACCGCCTTCATGACGGCCGTGTATTCCTTCCGAGCGGTGTTCACGGTCTTCTGGGGCACCCCGCGTGACCGCCGGCTGCATACACACGCGCACGAGGCCCCCCGGGTGATGACGGTGCCGCTGATCATCCTGGCCGTCGGCGCCGCGATCGGAGGGGTGATCGGCCTGCCGCACCTCTCCTGGCTGCACGGCTGGCTGACGCCCGTCTTCGAGGGGGTCATGCACGAGGGGGAGGCGGGGGCCATCGCCTGGGCCCTGATGGGCGTCTCCGCCCTGGTGGCCCTGGGTGGCATCTATTTCGCCTACTACGCCTTCGTGAGCCATCCCCGCCTGGTGTCCGATATCCGGCAGACGCTGGGGCCGCTGGACAGCCTGGTACAACACCGATACTACGTGGACGAGATCTACATGGCCGCCATTGTGAACCCGCTGAAAGCCCTGGGCGACTGGCTGGCGCAGTCCTTCGATCAACAGGGCATTGACGGAGCGGTGAATGGCGTGGCCCAGGGCACCGGCTGGATCGGAGATCGCGTGCGGCGGCTGCAGACGGGATGGGTGGGCACGTACGCCCTGACGCTGTTCACGGGCGTCGTCCTGCTGGTCCTCTACTTCCTCTGGGTGGCACGTTAGGTGCGGGAAGCCACAGGAGATCAGAGATCGGAGACGGAGACTTATGACATCGGCTAGTGGCATACCGTGGCTGAGCCTCATCACGTTCCTCCCGCTGGTGGGAGCGCTGATCCTGTTGCTGCTTCCCAGGCAGGGACGTACGCCCTGGTACTGGGCGATGCTGGTCACGACGGCGACGTTCCTGATCTCCCTGCCGCTGTTCTTCCAGTGGGAGATGGGCGAGGCCGGATATCAGTTCGTGGAGCGGCTGCCCTGGGCTCCGGAGCTGGGCCTGAATTACATCCTGGGGGTCGATGGCATCAGCCTGCTCCTGGTGCTGTTGACCACGTTCCTCGGCCCCATCGTGATCCTCTCCTCGTGGAACAGCATCACGGATCGCCCGGTTACGTATCTGTTCCTGATGCTGGTGCTGGAGACGGGGATCCTGGGGGTGTTCCTGGCCCTGGATCTGGTGCTTTTCTACCTGTTCTGGGAGGCGACCCTGATCCCCATGTACTTCATCATCGGGGTATGGGGCGGGCCACGCCGGATCTACGCCGCGGTGAAGTTCTTCATCTACACCATGGCGGGCAGCGCCCTCATGCTGGTCGCCATCCTGGTGCTCCGCCAGGCGACCGGCACCTTCGACCTGACGGCCATCCTGGGACAGGCGCAGCTGGACCCGAACCTGCAGCGCTGGTTGTTCCTGGCCTTCGCCCTGGCCTTCGCCATCAAGGTCCCTCTGTTCCCGTTCCACACCTGGCTGCCCGATGCGCATGTGGAGGCCCCCACCGCGGGCTCGGTGATCCTGGCCGGCGTCCTGCTGAAGATGGGCACGTACGGCTACGTGCGCTTCGCGCTACCCCTGTTCCCGGAGGCGGCGACCAGCCTGGCCGAGCTGTTCATCGTGCTGGCGGTCATCGGCATCCTCTACGGCGGGATCGTGGCGCTGCGCCAGCGGGATTTCAAGAGCCTGGTGGCCTACTCCTCGGTCGCCCATCTGGGGTTCGTCATGCTGGGCATCTTCGCCATGACGCCCCAGGGGCTGAGCGGCGCCGTGATCCAGATGGTCAACCATGGGCTGAGCACGGGGGCGCTCTTCCTCCTGGTGGGCATGATCTACGAGCGACGGCACACCCGCCTTCTATCGGACTTCGGCGGCGTGTGGGCGGTGATGCCGATCTATGGGGCGTTCCTGCTGGTGACGATCCTGAGCTCGGCCGGGCTGCCGGGGCTCAACGGCTTCGTGGGCGAATTCAGCATCCTGGTGGGCGCCTTCCAGACCCACCGCTGGGCGGCCGCCCTGTCAGCGCTGGGCGTGATCGTGGCCGCCTGGTACCTGCTTCACGCCTTCCGGGAGGTCATGCAAGGGCCGCTGGACAAGCAGGAGAACAAGCACCTGACGGACCTCTCCAGGCGAGAGGTGCTGATCCTGGTGCCCATCACGGTCATGTTCCTCATCATCGGGCTGTTCCCGAGCCTGTTCCTGGATCGCATCAACCCGACGGTGATGGAGCTCCAGCAGCACATCGCCCAATATCAGGCGCCCGCCATCACGTTCCTGTGGAAGTAGAGGGCGAACATGCCGGACATGGAGGACGGCAGATCGCACACGATCGTACCCAATCGCCGTGTTTGATTCCTGCACGTTGCACGCCTGAGAACAGGTGAACCCGTATGGATAGCATTCAAGTTTCGCTCGTTCCCGTGTTACCCGAAGTCATCCTTCTGGTCACCGCCATCGCGGTCCTGGCCGTGGACACCCTCATCGGCGACAAGCGGTGGCTGACGTGGGTCGGCCTGCTGGGGGTCGTCCTGGCCGGGGGCGCCGCGTACAGGCTGGCATCCCAGCCCCCGCAGGACTTCCAGGGGATGGCCGTATCCGACGCGTATACGGCGTTCTTCCGCCTCATCATCTTCACCGCCACCGGCCTGGGCCTGCTGGTGGCGATGAACTGGCTGGACGCCCACGGCGAGCAGCAGGGGGAATACAACGGATTGCTCTTGCTGGCAGCCCTCGGCATGACATTGATGGCCGCGGCCACGCACCTGGTGCTGGTCTTCGTCGCCCTGGAGGTGCTCTCCCTGAGCCTGTATATCCTGGCCGGCTTCGAGCGTGAGCGGGCGACTTCCGGAGAGGCCGCGCTGAAGTACCTGTTGCTGGGCGCCTTCTCCTCGGCCTTCTTCCTCTACGGAATCGCGCTGGTGTACGCGGGCACGGGAGCGCTGGATTTCGCCGGCATCGCGCAGGCCGCCTCCCTCACGCCCACCTTCCTGATCGGCATCGCGCTGCTGATCGTGGGCTTTGGGTTCAAGGTGGCCGCCGTCCCCTTCCACATGTGGACGCCGGATGTGTACCAGGGCGCGCCAACCCCCATCACGGCGTTCATGTCGGTGGGGGCCAAGGCGGCCGGGTTCGCCGCCTTCCTGCGCCTCTTCACGGGGGCGCTTCAGGCCGGCAGGGCGACGTGGGTGCCCGCGATCGCGGCGCTGGCGGTGCTCACCATGACGGTGGGCAATCTGGCCGCGCTGCGACAGAGCAGCCTCAAGCGTATGCTGGCCTACTCCTCCATCGCCCACGCGGGCTACATCCTGATCGGCCTGGCCGCGGCCAACGCCAGCGGCGTGGCCGCCGTGCTCTTCTACCTCTTCGTGTACGCCTTCATGAACATCGGCGCGTTCGCCGTCGTCATCGCCCTGGAACGCCAGGGGGAGGGGGACGTGCTGGCCGACCAGGCCCGGGGCCTGGCCCGGTCCCACCCCGTACTGGCGGCGGCCATGGCGATCTTCATGCTCGCCCTGACCGGGATCCCCCCTCTGGCGGGGTTCTTCGGCAAGCTCTACCTGTTCCAGGCGGCCGTGGAGGCGGACCTCGCCTGGCTGGCCATCGTCGGGGTGATCAACTCGGCCATCTCCGCCTACTACTACCTGCGCGTGGTGGTGGCCATGTACATGTCCGAGGAGGAGGTCCCACCGACGGTGGCCTGGCGACCGGTCCTGGCGGTGGTCACCGGGATCGCGGCCCTGTTGGTCATCATCATCGGGCTGTACCCGGGGGTGTGGCTGGACCTGGCCCAGCGCGGTATCCAGGCCATCCTGGGGTGATCCCCCGCAGATCATTACGACAACAAAAGGGCCTCTGTCAGCTAAGACAGAGGCCCTGGTGATTTCATCGGGATCAGCACCGGCTACGAGGCCAGCGCCTCCTCCTTGATCCCCTCGTACGTGCGGTCCTCCAGCTCGGCGATGAACTTCTCCGCCTCCATCGCCGCCGCACATCCCTGTCCCACGGACGTGGCGACCTGTCGGAAGATCCGATCCTGGATCTCGCCGGCGGCGAACACGCCGGGCACGCTGGTATGTCCACGCTTATCGGTGATCACATAGCCCAGATCGTCCATCTCCAGCTGGCCTACGAAGAGCTCGCTGTTGGGCACGTGGCCGATGTAGATGAAGACGCCGTCGGTCTTGAGCTCGCTCACCTCTCCCGTCTTCACGTTCTTCAACGTGACCGACTGGACCATGCTGTCGCCGTTGATCGATGTGACCACCGAGTTCCAGATGAACTCGATCTTGTCATTGGCAAACGCGCGACGCTGGAGCACCTGGCTGGCGCGCAGTTGATCACGGCGATGAACGATGCGCACCTTGGAGGCGAAGCGGGTCAGGAAGATTCCTTCCTCCAGCGCGCTGTCCCCCCCACCTACGACCACGATCTCCTTTCCACGGAAGAAGAAGCCATCGCAGGTGGCGCAATAGGAGACGCCTCGCCCGGTGAACTCCTGCTCTCCCGGCACGCCCAGCTTACGCGGCGTGGCACCTGTCGCCACGATCACGGCTTTGGCCGCGTATTGCTTCCCGCTGGAGGTCTCCACCACAAAGGGATGCCGCTGGAAATCCACCTTCGTCACGTAATCATACTCAATGCGGCAGCCGAACTTCTCCGCCTGTTGCTGCATGCGCTCCACCAGCTCAGGGCCGGTGACCCCCTCCGGAAACCCGGGGTAGTTCTCCACCTCGTTCGTGATGGACACCTGACCGCCCACCTCGTTGCCGGTGAACAGCAAAGGGTTCAGCTCCGCCCGGGCCGTATACAGCCCGGCCGTGAGCCCTGCCGGTCCGCTACCGATGATGATGACGTTCTCCACCTGCTCGCTCATCTCTTTCTCCTCGCCATGAAAATTCGCAATAGGATCCCATCTTTTTCTCATCGCAATCCACGATGCCCACCCGACCCGGCTGCCGGAACGACTACGCCGCATGGACGCCCGGCGGCGCCAGCTCGCCCGCGTGGTACATCACCAGGGCCACGGCCACGATGGCAGCCGTCTCCGCACGCAACGTGCGCGGCCCCAGCGAGAAGGGGAGGAGCCCCTGGGCCCTCGCCAGCGCCACCTCCTCCGGCGTGAATCCGCCCTCCGGGCCGATCAACAGGGCCACGTCGCCCGGCCGGTCGGTGAACAGGGAGTCCAGAGAGCGCTGCGATTCCCCCGCCCAGCCG
This window encodes:
- a CDS encoding nucleotidyltransferase family protein, coding for MSTREQIIELLREHYPFLAAEYGVKRVGIFGSYAKGQPDETSDVDIIVEFEHPIGFRFIELVEYLERLLGRRVDVLTPDGLRTIRISRVAQDIAESIIYV
- the nuoH gene encoding NADH-quinone oxidoreductase subunit NuoH, with translation MDWIGLIVIPVIKGIIILLALLAATAYLTLFERKLVARFQIRYGPNRAGKYGILQPLADAGKLMLKEEIIPGHVDKPVYLLAPILAMVPAFAIFAVVPIGPDLHLFGRVIPLHMGDVNVALLYVAAIASVGTYGVMLAGWASNNNYSLLGALRTSAQMISYELPMGIMVASLLLITGTLSLVQIVHGPRPLWAWIWLWLGFPFYFICALAETNRSPFDLPETENELVAGYQTEYGGIKFALFYLSEYLHMITSSAIMATLFFGGWRGPFVDQLPFLSVIYLGIKIVLLLFLFVWVRSSIPRVRYDQLMNFGWRYLLPMSLIYLAITAILVVMLG
- the nuoI gene encoding NADH-quinone oxidoreductase subunit NuoI, whose protein sequence is MSIKDFIEGTREIAKAMGVTLKHLATPPLTVESPDQPILVYPRFRGRHYLRRYENGLERCIGCQLCEAACPTGAIYVEAAEDDPENPVSPGDRYARVYEINLLRCVFCGDCEEACPVEAIVLGHEYALANYDRKDFVLTKEDLLNPPEPNVIIRPEE
- a CDS encoding NADH-quinone oxidoreductase subunit J, translated to MEWFLFILFALTAVAGGAGVVLSRNAVHSALFLLLNFASMALLYLLLGAQFLAMAQILVYAGAIVVLFIFVVMLIGNESVNDIVARERSVLRALALVLAILFLGGGTYALITGAQGSPAGAPEQGSIQAVGYLLYTRYLLPFELASVLLLAAMIGAMVVASRIKPPLGRPKE
- the nuoK gene encoding NADH-quinone oxidoreductase subunit NuoK; translated protein: MVSTTLYLVLAGVIFTIGALGVLVRRNALIIFMCIEMMMNAVNLTFVALSRQFGTLDGQVFVFLIMAVAAAEVAIGLAIVMGITRHRDTTNVDQIHLLRW
- the nuoL gene encoding NADH-quinone oxidoreductase subunit L, with product MMEYAWLSLAFPVLGIILNLAFGRRWGKNVTGIVASAAVLLSFLVAVALFIALNGMPPEERTVEQVLWRWITIGSFQTDIGLLIDPLSVLMTLVVTGVGFLIHVYSIGYMWEDERYVRYFVYLNLFVLMMLTLVLANDFVQMFIGWEGVGLASYLLIGFWFFKPSAADAGKKAFLVNRIGDAGFIIAMIWIFALSGQLNFQALFEPQALSALGLSATAIGLLLLVAATGKSAQIPLYVWLPDAMEGPTPVSALIHAATMVTAGVYMIARMAPLYAMTPTAMTWVATIGVLTAFFAATIALAQTDLKRILAYSTVSQLGYMFLGVGVGSFTAGIFHLYTHAFFKALLFLGAGSVMHALHGELDIRRMGGLRDKLPTTYKTFLVGAAALAGFPLLSGFFSKDEILLGAWERSPLLWLIGIATAFMTAVYSFRAVFTVFWGTPRDRRLHTHAHEAPRVMTVPLIILAVGAAIGGVIGLPHLSWLHGWLTPVFEGVMHEGEAGAIAWALMGVSALVALGGIYFAYYAFVSHPRLVSDIRQTLGPLDSLVQHRYYVDEIYMAAIVNPLKALGDWLAQSFDQQGIDGAVNGVAQGTGWIGDRVRRLQTGWVGTYALTLFTGVVLLVLYFLWVAR
- a CDS encoding NADH-quinone oxidoreductase subunit M, producing MTSASGIPWLSLITFLPLVGALILLLLPRQGRTPWYWAMLVTTATFLISLPLFFQWEMGEAGYQFVERLPWAPELGLNYILGVDGISLLLVLLTTFLGPIVILSSWNSITDRPVTYLFLMLVLETGILGVFLALDLVLFYLFWEATLIPMYFIIGVWGGPRRIYAAVKFFIYTMAGSALMLVAILVLRQATGTFDLTAILGQAQLDPNLQRWLFLAFALAFAIKVPLFPFHTWLPDAHVEAPTAGSVILAGVLLKMGTYGYVRFALPLFPEAATSLAELFIVLAVIGILYGGIVALRQRDFKSLVAYSSVAHLGFVMLGIFAMTPQGLSGAVIQMVNHGLSTGALFLLVGMIYERRHTRLLSDFGGVWAVMPIYGAFLLVTILSSAGLPGLNGFVGEFSILVGAFQTHRWAAALSALGVIVAAWYLLHAFREVMQGPLDKQENKHLTDLSRREVLILVPITVMFLIIGLFPSLFLDRINPTVMELQQHIAQYQAPAITFLWK
- a CDS encoding NADH-quinone oxidoreductase subunit N yields the protein MDSIQVSLVPVLPEVILLVTAIAVLAVDTLIGDKRWLTWVGLLGVVLAGGAAYRLASQPPQDFQGMAVSDAYTAFFRLIIFTATGLGLLVAMNWLDAHGEQQGEYNGLLLLAALGMTLMAAATHLVLVFVALEVLSLSLYILAGFERERATSGEAALKYLLLGAFSSAFFLYGIALVYAGTGALDFAGIAQAASLTPTFLIGIALLIVGFGFKVAAVPFHMWTPDVYQGAPTPITAFMSVGAKAAGFAAFLRLFTGALQAGRATWVPAIAALAVLTMTVGNLAALRQSSLKRMLAYSSIAHAGYILIGLAAANASGVAAVLFYLFVYAFMNIGAFAVVIALERQGEGDVLADQARGLARSHPVLAAAMAIFMLALTGIPPLAGFFGKLYLFQAAVEADLAWLAIVGVINSAISAYYYLRVVVAMYMSEEEVPPTVAWRPVLAVVTGIAALLVIIIGLYPGVWLDLAQRGIQAILG
- the trxB gene encoding thioredoxin-disulfide reductase, whose amino-acid sequence is MSEQVENVIIIGSGPAGLTAGLYTARAELNPLLFTGNEVGGQVSITNEVENYPGFPEGVTGPELVERMQQQAEKFGCRIEYDYVTKVDFQRHPFVVETSSGKQYAAKAVIVATGATPRKLGVPGEQEFTGRGVSYCATCDGFFFRGKEIVVVGGGDSALEEGIFLTRFASKVRIVHRRDQLRASQVLQRRAFANDKIEFIWNSVVTSINGDSMVQSVTLKNVKTGEVSELKTDGVFIYIGHVPNSELFVGQLEMDDLGYVITDKRGHTSVPGVFAAGEIQDRIFRQVATSVGQGCAAAMEAEKFIAELEDRTYEGIKEEALAS